One region of Campylobacter concisus genomic DNA includes:
- a CDS encoding hydroxymethylpyrimidine/phosphomethylpyrimidine kinase translates to MKKILIIAGSCNSGTAGLQADIKTCARLNCYSATAVTSLVAETTDAVKSVVCLEPSFVKDQLNTLAEEFSFDAIKIGMLFSEEIMEVVREFLLAQNTKVVLDPVCVSKSGHKLIKDSAVAKLKELMSLATVTTPNLDEANVLFGDDYKDLPCDVIVKKHISEDSSIDTLYKKDGSLRNFKTPLVNPLVMSGTGCSFSTALACFLAKGKSLEESIQLSKEYICSIIKESIDTKLGKNRLLWHGAK, encoded by the coding sequence ATGAAAAAAATTCTAATCATCGCAGGCTCTTGTAATAGTGGCACAGCTGGACTTCAAGCAGATATAAAAACATGTGCTAGGCTTAATTGTTATAGTGCAACAGCGGTAACTTCTTTGGTCGCTGAGACTACGGATGCTGTAAAAAGCGTGGTTTGCTTAGAGCCTAGTTTTGTCAAAGATCAGCTAAATACGCTTGCGGAAGAATTTAGCTTTGATGCGATAAAAATTGGCATGCTATTTAGTGAAGAGATCATGGAAGTGGTGCGTGAGTTTTTACTAGCTCAAAATACCAAAGTAGTGCTTGATCCAGTTTGCGTCTCAAAAAGCGGACACAAGCTTATAAAAGATAGTGCGGTGGCAAAACTAAAAGAGCTAATGAGCTTAGCTACGGTAACTACTCCAAATTTAGATGAGGCAAATGTGCTTTTTGGTGATGATTATAAAGATTTGCCTTGTGATGTTATCGTAAAGAAACATATCAGCGAAGATAGCAGTATAGACACACTTTATAAAAAAGATGGTTCGCTAAGAAATTTTAAGACCCCACTTGTTAATCCGCTTGTAATGAGTGGAACTGGTTGTAGCTTCTCAACTGCACTTGCTTGCTTTTTAGCAAAGGGCAAGAGCCTAGAGGAGTCTATACAACTTTCAAAAGAGTATATTTGTTCTATTATAAAAGAGAGCATAGATACAAAACTTGGCAAAAATCGCCTACTTTGGCATGGAGCGAAGTAA
- a CDS encoding RDD family protein — protein sequence MAKQKAKIAPVWARAKAFIIDLFIIGMPIFYATTYLVLDGKEAFLHNQIAIFGANSLISFIMCLFFSIKAQTPGYKAQEIYLINLKTGRKLSFFHTILRQICFAFAGFSILGLCLCFFRKDKLNLHDIITHSAAVQRSEG from the coding sequence TTGGCAAAACAAAAGGCAAAAATCGCACCTGTTTGGGCTAGAGCAAAGGCATTTATCATCGATCTTTTTATCATCGGTATGCCAATATTTTATGCGACAACATATCTTGTGCTCGATGGCAAAGAGGCATTTTTGCATAACCAAATTGCCATTTTTGGTGCAAATAGCTTAATTTCATTTATAATGTGCCTTTTTTTTAGCATAAAAGCACAAACTCCAGGCTACAAAGCACAAGAAATTTATCTGATAAACCTAAAAACCGGTAGAAAACTAAGTTTTTTTCACACCATCTTACGCCAAATTTGCTTTGCCTTTGCTGGCTTTAGTATACTTGGACTTTGCCTTTGTTTTTTTAGAAAAGACAAACTAAATCTGCACGACATCATCACTCACTCAGCTGCCGTGCAAAGATCAGAGGGATAA
- the purM gene encoding phosphoribosylformylglycinamidine cyclo-ligase, producing the protein MISYKDAGVDIDAGNSFVEAIKPFVKSTQTPNVIGGIGSFSGAVRLPNGYKNPAILGATDGVGTKLRLAIDAKKFDGVGEDLVAMCVNDLICNFATPLFFLDYYATAKLEIESAKEVVKSIANGCKKAQCALIGGETAEMPSMYEKGDFDLAGFAVGIAESDEIDRSKFVKYGDVLVALPSSGLHSNGFSLARKVVSELGLKFDEKVGDRALIDVLLEPTRIYVSDFLSLKDKITAMAHITGGGIVENLPRVFPAGLGAKVQKSVIKTPEIFKIIAQKVEDSEMMRTFNMGVGMILVVPKENVDAVLASSDGYVIGEVVNGKGVELV; encoded by the coding sequence ATGATAAGCTATAAAGATGCTGGAGTGGATATAGATGCTGGAAATAGCTTTGTTGAGGCGATAAAGCCTTTCGTAAAATCTACACAAACACCAAACGTTATAGGTGGCATTGGGTCATTTTCAGGAGCAGTCAGACTACCAAACGGATATAAAAATCCAGCTATTTTGGGAGCGACTGATGGCGTTGGCACGAAGCTTCGCCTAGCTATCGACGCTAAAAAATTTGACGGCGTTGGCGAGGATCTAGTCGCAATGTGCGTAAATGATCTCATCTGCAACTTCGCTACACCACTCTTTTTCCTAGATTACTATGCGACAGCAAAGCTTGAGATAGAGAGTGCCAAAGAGGTGGTAAAAAGCATCGCAAATGGCTGCAAAAAGGCGCAGTGCGCACTGATAGGCGGTGAGACAGCGGAGATGCCATCTATGTATGAAAAAGGTGACTTTGATCTTGCTGGATTTGCCGTTGGTATCGCCGAGTCTGATGAGATCGATAGGAGCAAATTTGTAAAATATGGTGACGTTTTAGTTGCACTTCCAAGTAGTGGCCTGCACTCAAATGGCTTTTCGCTTGCAAGAAAAGTAGTAAGCGAACTTGGGCTAAAATTTGACGAAAAAGTGGGCGATAGAGCGCTCATCGACGTGCTTCTTGAGCCAACAAGAATTTATGTGAGCGACTTTTTAAGTTTAAAAGACAAGATCACAGCAATGGCGCATATAACAGGTGGTGGCATAGTTGAAAACTTGCCTCGCGTATTCCCTGCTGGACTTGGTGCAAAAGTACAAAAAAGCGTTATAAAAACGCCTGAAATTTTTAAAATCATCGCTCAAAAAGTAGAAGATAGCGAGATGATGAGAACCTTTAACATGGGCGTTGGCATGATATTAGTTGTGCCTAAAGAAAACGTTGACGCTGTCCTAGCTAGTAGCGATGGCTACGTGATCGGTGAAGTAGTAAATGGCAAAGGTGTAGAGCTAGTTTAA
- the coaE gene encoding dephospho-CoA kinase (Dephospho-CoA kinase (CoaE) performs the final step in coenzyme A biosynthesis.): MQKFPNAYVITGSIASGKSTVLNLLKERGFSVIDADLIAHEQLEICKCEIVEVFGEQILDESGKIDRKKLGTIVFREPKKLKILEQILHPKIKEEILSRATKLECLGQVYFVDIPLFFEKEDRYAEFKNVAVIYAPKELLLSRLMNRNGLSLEDTKARVELQMDIEQKREKANFVIDNSGDKENLEQELEKFLWQIYG; encoded by the coding sequence TTGCAGAAATTTCCAAACGCTTATGTCATCACGGGCTCTATTGCTAGTGGCAAAAGCACTGTTTTAAATTTGCTAAAAGAACGAGGTTTTAGCGTGATTGATGCTGACTTGATCGCTCATGAGCAGCTTGAAATTTGTAAATGTGAGATAGTTGAAGTTTTTGGAGAGCAAATTTTAGACGAAAGTGGTAAAATCGATCGTAAAAAGCTTGGCACGATCGTCTTTCGTGAGCCAAAAAAGTTAAAAATTTTAGAGCAAATTTTACATCCAAAGATAAAGGAAGAAATTTTATCTCGCGCTACGAAGCTTGAGTGCTTGGGGCAGGTTTATTTTGTCGATATCCCTTTGTTTTTTGAAAAAGAGGATCGCTACGCTGAGTTTAAAAATGTTGCCGTGATTTACGCACCAAAAGAGCTTTTACTAAGCCGCTTAATGAACCGAAATGGTCTAAGTTTAGAGGATACAAAAGCTAGAGTGGAGCTTCAGATGGATATCGAGCAAAAGCGAGAAAAGGCAAATTTTGTTATAGACAACAGCGGTGATAAAGAAAATTTAGAGCAGGAACTAGAGAAATTTCTATGGCAAATTTATGGCTGA
- the dapF gene encoding diaminopimelate epimerase, producing MQVSKYNASGNDFVIFHTFLSKDRGELARQICSRTNSVGADGLIVLLPYEKGVKWEFYNSDGSYAAMCGNGSRAAARYAYLNGLVSSNEFALLTGSGEVMASVKDECVEVVLTSPKILSEPLNENGKTWYFYDTGVPHLVNFTQNLDEFDVKECRALRQKYNANVNLAKFDGEVLKVRTYERGVEDETLACGTGMAACFYSATLNLNAPQCLKVYPKSGEELGLRLENDKILFSGAVKHCFDTSVEI from the coding sequence ATGCAAGTTTCAAAGTACAACGCTAGTGGCAACGATTTTGTAATATTTCATACATTTTTGAGCAAAGATAGAGGCGAGCTAGCAAGGCAAATTTGCAGCCGAACGAACAGCGTTGGAGCTGATGGGCTCATCGTACTTTTGCCTTACGAAAAGGGCGTGAAATGGGAGTTTTACAACAGCGATGGAAGTTACGCTGCGATGTGTGGCAATGGCTCGCGCGCGGCTGCTAGATATGCCTATCTAAATGGTCTTGTTAGTTCAAACGAATTTGCTCTGCTAACTGGCAGTGGCGAGGTGATGGCAAGCGTGAAAGACGAGTGTGTCGAGGTTGTGCTAACAAGTCCAAAAATTTTAAGTGAGCCACTAAATGAAAACGGCAAAACTTGGTACTTTTACGATACTGGCGTGCCTCATCTTGTAAATTTCACGCAAAATTTAGATGAATTTGACGTCAAAGAGTGCAGGGCGCTTCGTCAAAAATACAATGCAAATGTAAATTTAGCCAAATTTGATGGCGAAGTTTTAAAGGTGAGAACCTACGAAAGGGGTGTGGAGGACGAGACGCTAGCTTGTGGCACTGGTATGGCAGCTTGCTTTTACAGCGCTACTTTAAATTTAAACGCACCACAATGTCTAAAAGTCTATCCAAAAAGCGGCGAGGAGCTTGGACTTAGGCTAGAAAATGATAAAATTTTATTTAGCGGAGCGGTGAAACACTGTTTTGATACGAGTGTCGAAATTTAG
- the rplT gene encoding 50S ribosomal protein L20, which produces MARVKTGVVRRRRHKKVLKLARGFFSARHKHFRKAKEQLERSLVYAYRDRRQKKRDFRRLWIVRINAACRLNDISYSRFINGLNKANIELDRKILADLAMNDAKAFAALAKQAKDALK; this is translated from the coding sequence ATGGCAAGAGTAAAAACAGGCGTAGTTAGAAGAAGACGCCATAAGAAAGTTTTAAAGCTAGCACGTGGCTTTTTTAGTGCTAGACATAAACACTTTAGAAAAGCTAAAGAGCAACTAGAGAGAAGTTTAGTTTACGCATACCGCGACAGACGCCAGAAAAAACGTGATTTCAGACGTTTATGGATCGTTCGTATCAACGCAGCTTGCAGACTAAACGACATTAGCTATTCAAGATTTATCAACGGCCTAAACAAAGCTAACATAGAACTTGATAGAAAAATTTTAGCTGATCTAGCTATGAATGACGCGAAGGCATTTGCGGCACTTGCAAAACAAGCAAAAGATGCTTTGAAATAA
- the rpmI gene encoding 50S ribosomal protein L35 produces MPKMKTVRGAAKRFKVGKNKIKRGSAFRSHILTKKPSKRMRDLRGPHYVDSTNVSAVRKMLGV; encoded by the coding sequence ATGCCAAAGATGAAAACCGTTCGCGGTGCTGCTAAGCGCTTTAAAGTAGGTAAAAATAAGATAAAAAGAGGCTCTGCTTTTAGAAGCCATATCTTAACAAAAAAACCTAGTAAGCGTATGAGAGACCTTCGTGGGCCACACTATGTGGATAGCACAAATGTCTCAGCTGTTCGCAAAATGCTCGGCGTATAA
- a CDS encoding C69 family dipeptidase, with the protein MKGKILASIVAMSAILGTSSLACTTILVGDKASNDGSMLVARSADSKAVKAQVFLIHPATKNQTGMHSSKAHDGANDFTYPLPKDGMRYTTIANSHTKLHGAVGYNEAGVGLSGTETIYAKDELLKIDPYNEESGITEDDIPDVLLPRMKSAKEGVKLLGEIVETKGAGEGFGVVFIDANELWYFETGTGHKWIATKIAPDEYFVTANQGRLQNYKENDPNFMGAKDVIKFAIDNKTYDPAKDGEFNFTKAYTRDDERDVTYNYPRVCWVQSMFNPSLKQDFADGQKFPVFLKPEKKLSVEDLKAAMRAHYNGTAFDNYASKDEDKKNVYRAISVFRTYESHVMQVRPWLPKEIGRVTYVALGMADLSVYLPYYEGLDGFIKGYSDGSYDADDTSIYWVYRKLQTLVMTDYEKYSPVVKEAYVKFEKELAVKQAKFEDEYVKLYKKDKKKADKLLNEFSKKMMQEAKDLTQELTNKVFTMLTADMDAKLKSLNKGKKD; encoded by the coding sequence ATGAAAGGGAAAATTCTTGCATCAATTGTTGCTATGAGTGCGATTTTAGGCACAAGTAGCTTGGCATGCACTACCATTTTAGTAGGAGATAAAGCTTCAAACGACGGCTCCATGCTGGTTGCCAGGAGTGCAGATAGTAAGGCTGTGAAGGCACAAGTCTTTTTGATCCATCCGGCCACAAAAAATCAAACTGGCATGCACAGCTCAAAGGCACATGATGGCGCAAATGACTTTACATATCCGCTTCCAAAAGATGGTATGAGATACACAACCATCGCAAACTCTCACACAAAACTTCACGGAGCGGTCGGCTACAATGAAGCTGGCGTTGGACTAAGCGGCACTGAGACCATATACGCAAAAGACGAGCTTTTAAAGATCGACCCATATAACGAAGAGAGTGGCATCACCGAAGATGACATCCCGGACGTACTTTTGCCACGTATGAAGAGTGCAAAAGAGGGCGTTAAGCTTCTTGGTGAGATAGTCGAGACTAAGGGCGCTGGCGAGGGCTTTGGCGTGGTATTTATCGACGCAAACGAGCTTTGGTACTTTGAAACTGGCACAGGCCACAAATGGATCGCTACAAAGATCGCTCCAGATGAGTATTTTGTTACTGCAAATCAAGGCCGCCTTCAAAACTATAAAGAGAACGATCCAAATTTTATGGGAGCAAAAGATGTGATCAAATTTGCGATCGATAACAAGACTTATGACCCTGCAAAAGACGGAGAATTTAACTTCACAAAGGCCTATACAAGGGACGATGAGAGGGATGTGACTTATAACTACCCACGTGTTTGCTGGGTGCAAAGCATGTTTAACCCAAGCCTAAAACAAGACTTCGCAGATGGTCAGAAATTTCCAGTATTTTTAAAACCAGAGAAAAAACTAAGTGTTGAAGACCTAAAAGCTGCGATGAGAGCCCACTACAACGGCACTGCGTTTGATAACTACGCCAGCAAAGATGAAGATAAGAAAAATGTCTACCGCGCTATAAGCGTCTTTAGAACATACGAGTCTCACGTCATGCAGGTACGCCCATGGCTACCAAAAGAGATTGGACGCGTAACTTACGTCGCTCTTGGTATGGCCGATCTTAGTGTTTATTTGCCGTATTACGAGGGGCTTGATGGCTTTATAAAAGGCTACTCAGATGGCTCTTATGACGCTGATGATACTTCAATATACTGGGTTTATAGAAAGCTTCAAACCCTTGTGATGACTGACTATGAGAAGTATTCGCCAGTGGTAAAAGAGGCCTATGTTAAATTTGAAAAAGAGTTGGCGGTAAAACAGGCTAAATTTGAAGATGAGTACGTAAAGCTTTATAAAAAAGATAAGAAAAAAGCAGACAAACTCCTAAATGAATTTAGTAAAAAGATGATGCAAGAGGCTAAGGATCTAACTCAGGAGCTTACAAATAAGGTCTTTACGATGCTTACAGCTGATATGGACGCTAAGCTAAAATCCCTAAATAAAGGCAAAAAAGACTAA